GCATATGCTTGTAAAGATACCACCAAGTTTAAGTGTTTCAAGTTTTGTAGGGCATTTGAAAGGAAAAAGTACACTTATGATCTTCGAACGCCATGCAAATTTAAAATACAAATATGGAAATCGCCATTTCTGGTGCAGAGGATATTACGTAGATACTGTAGGGAAAAATGCAAAGAAGATACAAGAATATATTCAAAATCAATTACAAAATGATTTAGAGTATGATCAGATGACACTAAAAGAATATATTGACCCGTTTACGGGTGAGCCAGTAAACCTAAATAAATAAAATAAGCCCCATAGGGCTTGATAAGTAAATGACGGTACAGTTGGCGAACCAAATTCGATGAGTCTTTAGACTTAGCGTCGGTAATAAGCCCTTATAGGGCTAGTACAAACCACCGGCTAAGCCGGTGGTTTTGATTTTGAAAAAGAGATAAAATCAATATATCCCTTTTCCCCAATTTTTACAACGGCATTGTAGGGCTTTTTCTCTTTGTTTTTGATTCCTTTTACCAGGGTTTCTTTTCCCTCCAGTAATTCTTTTACATTCGTTTTGGTTAGTTTTTTCTTTCTAAAATGTTCAGCTAAAGTAAACTTACATTCAGGATAATTTGAACAACCATAAAACGATTTTTTTAATACAATATTGTTGCCACACTTAGGACATTTTCCTACAAGGGGTCCCGAGCGCTTAGTGGGAATTTGTACCCCTTATCGATACAAATTCCCCGTAGGCGCTAGGGACCTCTTTAGCTTCTTGGAAGCTGTCAGTAGTATATCTAATAATTTATCTCCATTCCCTTTAGTAACGTGTAACTTTCCAAATTTAAAAAAGCGACTCATAGAATTATTTCCTCCCGTTAAATAATAGATAACTATTAAAAATAGACAATACTTGCTCATAAGTAATGGTACTTAAATTGTTTACTTTGGCGTGTTTCATTGCTTGATGAAACTGATTTTTAGTAAACAGTTGACGATATTCTCGATTGACCCATTTTGAAACAAAGTACGTATATAGCTTCCAATATTTATCTGGAACATCTGTGGTATGGCGGGTAAGTTTTATTAAGACACTGTTTACTTTTGGTTTAGGATGAAAGCATTCCGCTGGCAGCTTAAGCAATTGCTGAATCGAGACTTGAGTGTGCAAGAGCAACCCTAGTGTTCGGTGAATATCCAAGGTACGCTTGTAGAATCCTTCTTCAACAATCAGATAGATGTCAGACGCACGGCTTTCAAAAACCACTTTTTTAATAATTTGTGTGCTTAAATGGTAAGGAATATTCCCAACAATTTTATACCTCTGTTTGTTAGGGAATTGAAACTGTAGAATATCTTGGTGAATTAAAGTGACACGAGTATTCAGTTTTAATTTTTCTGACGATAAGTTGAATAGATGACTGTCTAATTCAATAGACGTTACCTGTTTACTTATTTTAGCCAGTTTCGTCGTTAAATGCCCTTTACCTGTTCCAATTTCGTAAACGGTATCGGTTTCTTTTAAATTCAATTGTTTTATTATTTGGTTGAGTACTTTTTCACTCGTTAAAAAGTTTTGAGAATATTTTATATTTTTGTTCATGTAATCACTCCTGAAGTGATTACATCTGTAAATAAATACAGAAGTTAAACGATTTGTTTGTAATTTTAGTTATCTGTTTAAAAAGTCATAAGATTAGTCACTGGTAGGAATTAATCTAACGTATTTATTTATCTGCGTAATCACTGTTTTTAGTCTGTTTCAAAACAGTAGATGTTTTATCTACATTACGCATTTGGAATACCAACATGACGAATCCCTCCTTCTTAATTACAAATTTTTAGCATCTAATTTAACTTCAATTCCTATTATACAAAATTTTAAGATAACAGTCAAGAACATATCTGCACAAGTTGTAGATATACCATAAATGCTGATAATCAACATGATTACGCTTACCATCAAATAAGTAAGTGTTTCTTGCTTATTAAAATTATCCATAGTACAACGTGAATTCCAGAGAAAAAGAGAAATCGCACCAAGAATAATACTTAAAACAAAAATGACATTTCTTTTTTTACTGTCACGGAACATTTTCTTTTCATTTTGTTTGTCAAAATAAAGAAAATCACGTATCGTCATTTTACTTATTCTTCTTAATAGATTAAGCAAAACCAAAACATAAATAGTTAAAAAATAAATTATCAATAGTCCAATAGAAACGAAATTCAAAGAAATAAAGAGAGTTTTTGGAATACCCAGTAAGTTTACAATTACTAACGACACAAACTGGCTGAATAAAAAGCCAATAGGAATAGCTAATACAAATGCTAAAATTCCCAACAGTATATTTTCAATTACAACTAAGTGGGCAATTTCTTTTTTCTTAATGCCAAGAAGCATATATGTTCCTAATTCTTTACTTCTTTTTTCAAACATAAATTTCGTTGTATAGTTGATCAAAAAGCATATCACAAAAATAATAAGAATATTTACAGCGAACAATGAATTCTTAAATGCATCCATACTGGAACATAACTTTACAATTTCATCAGAATTTGCCACCAAATTAAAAGCAAATATAAGAGAAAAGGATGCAGTAACGGTTATCAGATAAATCAAATAATCTTTAATATTTCTTTTTGTATTTCTATACGCTAACTTACCTAACATTTCCCACTTCACCTCCGAGCAAGGTTAATATATCCAGTATTTCATTGAAGAAATCTTTTCTGCTTTTTTCCCCTCTGAAAATTTCATTGAATATTTTACCGTCTTTCAAGAACAAAATACGTTCACAGAAAGACGCACTAAACGGGTCATGTGTTACCATTAAAATAGTAGCCTGCATTTTCTTGTTGATTTCAGACATTGTTTCCAGTAATAATCTGGAAGCTTTTGAGTCCAAAGCTCCCGTCGGTTCATCAGCTAAAATCAGTTTCGGTTCATTGATTAAGGCTCTAGCACAAGCACAACGCTGTTTTTGTCCGCCAGAAACTTCATAAGGAAATTTCGATAAAATATCACGAATACCCAATTTATCGGCGATAGCATGAACTCTTTTCTCAATATCAGTAGGGTTCTGTTTGTTGATAACCAATGATAAAGAAATGTTTTCTCCAATCGTTAAAGTATCTAAAAGGTTGAAATCTTGAAAAATGAACCCTAAATTTTCACGTCTGAAATCAGCAAAATCTTTATCCTTGATTTTGGTAATATCTTGATTATTGACTGTAATGTGTCCGCTGGTTACAGTATCAATCGTAGAGATACAGTTTAATAGGGTAGTCTTTCCAGAACCACTAGCTCCCATGATTGCGACAAATTCGCCCTTATCTACATACATAGAAATACCGTCTACTGCCTTTGTGATATTTCCAGAGTTACCCCCGTAGTATTTTTTTACTTGCTCTAAATTTAAAATGTGTTCCATTAAAAATCGCTCCTTTCTTCCTGCCACATTTATTTGTTTTGGAATACAATTAAATTATAGCAAGGGCAGTATTCAATTACACTTACAGTTTTGAAAGTAAACAGAGAGTAAAAGAGCCGTGATAATGCAGATCACAATTTTGTGAAGCATTTCCACGACCCTTTTATTATAATTTTGCCTTTGTCTTTTTCGTAATGATATAAATATATTCTTCTGGTGTAGGGCGTTTATTCCCAAAATACTTTTTGAAATTTGCCTGCACCTCTGGGTCGGTGCTATTCATAGCTTCATCAATCGTAGCTTCAATATCCGCCCGAACATCAGCCAATGATACACCGCCAGCTTTTGCACCAGCTTTCAATGCCTTTTTTATATCTCTTTTGTTCAGTCCTATCATATTCATACCTCAATTCTACTTTTTAAAGCTAATAAGTTTTCCATTGTATTTTACAATGATGAATATGATATAAAACACTCCTACAACAATCAAAATAAGACCTATGTAATAGCCTAATTCAGAATGAGAGATTAAATTGATAATCGGCATAACAAGAATACCAATACTAACCAGTAAAGTGCCTATTCCTATTTTTTTTGTAAACACCTTTTTATCTTTAGGGTCAAGTTGTGTATAATGATAACCATGTAATAAAGTAATATTCTCTTTTATACCTATTTGATAAGATGTAAAAAGTAAAAACAATCCTATAACTATTTCAACAATCAATTCCTCTAATTCCATAATCGTTCTCTCCTTTAATCAAAATAAAATAATTCTTCAAATTTTTTATCTAAAGCTATACAAAGCACTAATGCCAATTTTGCTGTTGGATTAAATTGTCCAGTTTCAATAGAACTAACTGTATTCCGAGAAACCCCGACTAGTTCAGCTAATTCTGTTTGTGATAATTTTTTTTCTTTTCGTACAGTTTTTAATCTGTTTCGCAAAATTAAATGTTCGTCCATTCTATAAACCTACCATTAAAAATTTATAAAAGTAATACCCCATAAATAGAAAAAAGAATAAAGCAATAACAAATTTGGATTTATTTTTTGAAATATGTGCTTCATAACCCATAGAGCCAAATGCCACAGACCCAATAATTGTCATTATGTCATAGTAAGGTTCTTTACAAACTGCTTTAATGAAAAGAATTAAAATGCAGATAAATAAAACAAACATTAAGCCAAAAGATTTCCCTTGAAGTTTAATATGTTTTTCGTATTCATCAAGATATAGATTCTCTTTTTTGTTTTGTGATAGTATTTTTTCTTTATCCATTATATAACGCTCCCTTCAAATAATACCAAGTACACTTGTCATTTATATTATAGCATTCGGTCATTACAAGTCAATATTTTTGCACAGTTTTCTTGTCGTTTTGTAAAAAGCGTGCAAATCTGATAGGAAATGCACGCTATATCATTTATCCTACAATCTTCCAGTTACTATCCTTATGTAGCACAAGCTCATACTGCGATACCTGCGTCGCTTTTGTCTGATTATCAATGAATTTTACCGCAACCTTGACTTTCACATTGTCGCCGTCCTTTATAAAGATAGGGTTTACCAGTTCAGAATAAAGGTAGTCCCTGCCGATAGGTTCAATCACATTTCCCAATACATAGTAAGCAAGCTCTTTTTCCGTCGCTGTTGGGTACAGCTTAAAGAATGTTTCCAGAAAAGCGGTAGCGTCATTTACCGTATCAGCGTCCACGCTTGCGTCTGCTTCTGGTGTCTTAGGCTCATAGTCTGATTTTTCAACTGCTGGTGCAAGGGTAGGGTTTTGAACGATTACCATATCCCCGTCTGCGTCCACATAGACTTTTACAGTATAGGTTGCTTTCACATTGCTTGTCTGTTCTCCCTCTTTTATCTGCTGATCTACTTCGTAGGTAGCAGAAAAAGTGTCCGCTCCCGATTGCTCGATATGCCATACAATCACATCTGTAACCGTGGAGCTGGTCGGTATATCGGTTCTAATGGTGTCTACATTTAAGTCCTGCAATTCCTTTGTCAGATAACCGCTGATTGCCTGCGTCCTTGCTTCGATAGCTTCTTTGCTGTTATCCCATGTGTAATAGGACTTCGCAAAGTTTTTCACGAAATTTTCTATCCCGTTGGTGTCCTGCAAGCAAAGTTCAATGATTTCTTTTTCATGGGTGGTGTGCTGGTCGATAGCCGTAAAATTCTTATACACCCCAAAGCTCACGCTTGCGACAAGCACCACCCACAACGCAATCACGGTTTCTTATGTGTGCCTACCTTGACAGTACGCACCTTTTTTTCTTTTGGTTCTTTGATAGTTTCTGTCTGTTTCTTATTCTTCTTAAACATATTTTTCAAGTCCTTTCTATTGTTTTACTCGTCCTGCACCGATTAAGTGCTGTTGCCAGTAACTACTACTTAGGTCTGCATATCCTATCGGGTCGCCTGCGTGGTACATCTGTGTCGGCGAAACAAGAATACCGACGTGTGTTACATACGAACCAGCGTTATAGGTGGAATGGAAAAACACCAAATCGCCTGCTTTTGCCTGCGAGAGTGGCAGATGTTGGGTTGCGTCATACTGTGCTTGTGCTGTTCTCGGTAAGGAGATACCAGCTTTTCCATAGCACCATTGCGTCAATCCCGAACAATCAAAGGAAGTATTCGGGTTACTGCCACCATACACATACTTCCAGCCTTGATATTTCAACGCTTCATTCATTACCTTTTGTGCCAGTTCTCCCGATACCTGCGGAACTGCTAAATACTGATTGACTACTTCCACATAGAACATATTTCCATAGCCATACCGCCAGCCCCCATTCTTAGCAACGGCTATCGGGTTGGTGTAGGTTACTTTCTTTCCACCCGATTTCTCACGGGCGAAGCTCTCTGCAAGATTAAAAGTGTGTTTTTTTCCTTTTCCTGCCACATATCCCACATAGCCACCGCCATAGTTATAAGACTGTATCGCTACATTCAAGTCGTCGATACCTTGATTTTTGCAGGAAGAAAGCAGGGACGCAAAATACTTACACCCCTGCTTGATTGAGCTTTCCGTATCTAAGGAATTAGGCGGTAAACCAAGACTTTCCGAACTCTGCATAACATCTTCTGCCGTACCGCCACTTTCTACTTGAATGATAGCAAGTAACACATTGACATACTCGGAGATACCGTTTTCTCTGGCGTATTTTTCTACCATAGGCTGATGTTTCAAGACTTCTGCGGATAGGTTCATACCCGTAATGCCAGAAGAAAAATTGCTGTTCTCGTCGTCGCTGTCCGCACTAATGAGGACGCCAAAGAAAAGCACCAGAGAAAAGAGGATAGGAAACAGACTGCCAATGATAGCGATATGTTTCAGTTTCATTTTTTCTTCTGTCCTTTCTTCGTTACAAGGTTACGGGTTTTCTCTATGGTCTGCTGGTTCTTCTGGACGCTCTGGGTCTGCTGAACCTTTATCCTGCGGTCTTTGGTGTCATTCTGGCGTGTTTCCTGCGATACCACTTTTTCTACATTCTGCCTATGTACTGTCTGTGTAGGCTGGGGTGCTTTCTTATCAGAAGCACCAGAAGATAACGGACGCTCTTTGATAACATTTGTCTTGACTGGCTCACTTGCTTTTGAAGTGGTCGCTGTGGCAGGACGTTTGACTTCCTGTGTTTTTTCCGCACTCGGCTTTGAAGCTGTGGCTGGTCGCTCATGGGGACGGGTAGCTCCCGTTGTCGCTGATCCGTCAGCCTTTCGCTGTACCTGCCTTGCTTCTTGTGCCTTTTGAAGCTCCATACGCTTGTCAGCGATATTTTTCTTATGCTGTTCCTGCTTTTCCAATCGTCCCGTCTGTCTGGACTGCTGTTCCTGCACCATGCCACGCTTAAAGTCAGACACGCTGGACTTTGCCTTTTCCTTTGCGGAATACACCGCATAAGCGGTCTGTGTCGGCATATCCTTGATATTCTCTTTGACAGCGTTTGCCTTGTCTTTCACTTTATTTTTCGTATCTAAGACAGCACCCACCTTTGAGCCTGCACGCTGTCCCATGCTGGAAGTGGTATTGCCCCGATTTTCTTTAGAAGCTGTATTTTTTCTTTCAGCTCGTTTTCCAGCAACGGCACTTCCAGCCACCGCACCAGCGACACCGCCCGAAATACCGCCAGCACTTACCGCCCTTGCAATACGGTGTTCCATACGCCTAGCCCGATGTCGCATAAACAGATACGGTCTGCGGAATATGCGTCGTCCCATGCTTTGACTGTCGCCAGCATTAAGTGAGAACATACTCATTAAGTCGCCCAGCTTCATGTAGATACCAGCGAAACATACTATCTGCAAGAACGCCACCATAAAGAATGGGTAGTCTGTGGAAATGTTGTAAAACATACTGGAAATACTAAATGCCACCGTTACAATGAGCGTTATTCCTGCCCGTGTCATTATGGTATTAAATACTCTCACGATTGCCTGCTTTGCCATGCTTTCATAGCTCGGTATCATGGAAAGTAAAAAACTGATAGGTAAAAACATTGCAAAGATAATAAAAAGTATCTGGCTGAACAACATCATGCCCGTAAGCAAGAATACAAATATCGTGATACCCAAGTTAAAGAACAAGAGGAAGAACACCATACCCAAACGGTTCACGACCTGCGGTATTGTCAGATTGTTATTGTCGTTGTCCTCGATTTCTGTTTTCACGACTTCCTCTCTGGTTTTCCCGTCCTCGTCCTCTGGACTTGCCGATACGAGAGCTTCTACACGGTCTGTCCCGATTTCTTCTGCGTTGCTGTTCCCGAATTGAAGCAAGAGCCACGGCTGTTCCACTTGAATAGAAAATAGGCTGTCCCGTATCAAGTCCACGCTGTCCTTACCCTCGCTGTCGGAGTTAGGGAGCATGATTTTTGTTCCCAAATCCAAAGAAGCGGTACTGATGTCTGATGAAAATTCATTTATCTTCTTGATATAGTCGGGAGCATAAGCAATAAATGAAGCGGACAGCACGAACACCACCACAAAGTTGATAACAGCGTGAAGTGCTTTGCTGGTTTCCCGTTTTATCAGTCCCGTATAAGCAACGTACATTCCCACCACTAAGATAATGAGAAGCAGGAAACCAACATAGAAGCCCGTAGAAGAAAAGCCGTTCTCGGTAACGCCTGCAAGGGTCTGTATGCTCTTTCCGATACTGTCTGCCATATCATTGATGAAGTCCAGCTTATAGGCTTCCTGCACCACATAGCCCGTAGCATTGCTTAAATAAAGACTGATAGTCCAGACAAAGTTGGTAATGCAGTACAGCCCGTATTGTACCGATTTTCCGATACCGTCGAGCCAGTTCCACGGAAGCCACGACCAGCTATTATCGACGAAAAAATCAAGCTGGTAGTTGGAAAGGGGATATTTTGAATAAAGA
This is a stretch of genomic DNA from Vescimonas fastidiosa. It encodes these proteins:
- a CDS encoding ABC transporter ATP-binding protein yields the protein MEHILNLEQVKKYYGGNSGNITKAVDGISMYVDKGEFVAIMGASGSGKTTLLNCISTIDTVTSGHITVNNQDITKIKDKDFADFRRENLGFIFQDFNLLDTLTIGENISLSLVINKQNPTDIEKRVHAIADKLGIRDILSKFPYEVSGGQKQRCACARALINEPKLILADEPTGALDSKASRLLLETMSEINKKMQATILMVTHDPFSASFCERILFLKDGKIFNEIFRGEKSRKDFFNEILDILTLLGGEVGNVR
- a CDS encoding DUF3784 domain-containing protein: MELEELIVEIVIGLFLLFTSYQIGIKENITLLHGYHYTQLDPKDKKVFTKKIGIGTLLVSIGILVMPIINLISHSELGYYIGLILIVVGVFYIIFIIVKYNGKLISFKK
- the erm(B) gene encoding 23S rRNA (adenine(2058)-N(6))-methyltransferase Erm(B), which translates into the protein MNKNIKYSQNFLTSEKVLNQIIKQLNLKETDTVYEIGTGKGHLTTKLAKISKQVTSIELDSHLFNLSSEKLKLNTRVTLIHQDILQFQFPNKQRYKIVGNIPYHLSTQIIKKVVFESRASDIYLIVEEGFYKRTLDIHRTLGLLLHTQVSIQQLLKLPAECFHPKPKVNSVLIKLTRHTTDVPDKYWKLYTYFVSKWVNREYRQLFTKNQFHQAMKHAKVNNLSTITYEQVLSIFNSYLLFNGRK
- a CDS encoding bifunctional lytic transglycosylase/C40 family peptidase translates to MKLKHIAIIGSLFPILFSLVLFFGVLISADSDDENSNFSSGITGMNLSAEVLKHQPMVEKYARENGISEYVNVLLAIIQVESGGTAEDVMQSSESLGLPPNSLDTESSIKQGCKYFASLLSSCKNQGIDDLNVAIQSYNYGGGYVGYVAGKGKKHTFNLAESFAREKSGGKKVTYTNPIAVAKNGGWRYGYGNMFYVEVVNQYLAVPQVSGELAQKVMNEALKYQGWKYVYGGSNPNTSFDCSGLTQWCYGKAGISLPRTAQAQYDATQHLPLSQAKAGDLVFFHSTYNAGSYVTHVGILVSPTQMYHAGDPIGYADLSSSYWQQHLIGAGRVKQ
- a CDS encoding CD3337/EF1877 family mobilome membrane protein, producing MKERIKGVFTKKKIFHFLKMALFVVALSLILLSLLGTVAHATGLVDDTINAENLYSKYPLSNYQLDFFVDNSWSWLPWNWLDGIGKSVQYGLYCITNFVWTISLYLSNATGYVVQEAYKLDFINDMADSIGKSIQTLAGVTENGFSSTGFYVGFLLLIILVVGMYVAYTGLIKRETSKALHAVINFVVVFVLSASFIAYAPDYIKKINEFSSDISTASLDLGTKIMLPNSDSEGKDSVDLIRDSLFSIQVEQPWLLLQFGNSNAEEIGTDRVEALVSASPEDEDGKTREEVVKTEIEDNDNNNLTIPQVVNRLGMVFFLLFFNLGITIFVFLLTGMMLFSQILFIIFAMFLPISFLLSMIPSYESMAKQAIVRVFNTIMTRAGITLIVTVAFSISSMFYNISTDYPFFMVAFLQIVCFAGIYMKLGDLMSMFSLNAGDSQSMGRRIFRRPYLFMRHRARRMEHRIARAVSAGGISGGVAGAVAGSAVAGKRAERKNTASKENRGNTTSSMGQRAGSKVGAVLDTKNKVKDKANAVKENIKDMPTQTAYAVYSAKEKAKSSVSDFKRGMVQEQQSRQTGRLEKQEQHKKNIADKRMELQKAQEARQVQRKADGSATTGATRPHERPATASKPSAEKTQEVKRPATATTSKASEPVKTNVIKERPLSSGASDKKAPQPTQTVHRQNVEKVVSQETRQNDTKDRRIKVQQTQSVQKNQQTIEKTRNLVTKKGQKKK
- a CDS encoding helix-turn-helix transcriptional regulator, whose amino-acid sequence is MDEHLILRNRLKTVRKEKKLSQTELAELVGVSRNTVSSIETGQFNPTAKLALVLCIALDKKFEELFYFD
- the tnpA gene encoding IS200/IS605 family transposase, which gives rise to MDINSLAHTKWNCKYHIVFAPKYRRKVAYGKMKQDIANILSMLCKRKGVEIVEAEICPDHVHMLVKIPPSLSVSSFVGHLKGKSTLMIFERHANLKYKYGNRHFWCRGYYVDTVGKNAKKIQEYIQNQLQNDLEYDQMTLKEYIDPFTGEPVNLNK
- a CDS encoding DUF6442 family protein, producing MDKEKILSQNKKENLYLDEYEKHIKLQGKSFGLMFVLFICILILFIKAVCKEPYYDIMTIIGSVAFGSMGYEAHISKNKSKFVIALFFFLFMGYYFYKFLMVGL
- a CDS encoding 23S rRNA methyltransferase attenuation leader peptide; the encoded protein is MLVFQMRNVDKTSTVLKQTKNSDYADK